From one Planococcus citri chromosome 3, ihPlaCitr1.1, whole genome shotgun sequence genomic stretch:
- the AP-1mu gene encoding AP-1 complex subunit mu-1 has product MSASAIYILDVKGKMLISRNYRGDIDMAVIEKFMPLLMEKEEDSMITPLVQTAECTFAYIKYNNLYIVATTKKNANIALVFVFLHKLVQVMNEYFKEIEEESIRDNFVVIYELMDELLDFGYPQTTDSKILQEYITQEGHKLEIQPRIPMAVTNAVSWRSEGIKYRKNEVFLDVIESVNLLANANGNVLRSEIVGAIKMRVYLSGMPELRLGLNDKVLFESTGRGKSKSVELEDVKFHQCVRLSRFENDRTISFIPPDGEFELMSYRLNTHVKPLIWIESVIERHAHSRVEYMIKAKSQFKRRSTANNVEVIIPVPMDADSPKFKTTVGSVKYAPEQNAITWTIKSFPGGKEYLMRAHFGLPSVECEETEGKPPIQVKFEIPYFTTSGIQVRYLKIIEKSGYQALPWVRYITQNGDYQLRTN; this is encoded by the exons atgtcGGCGTCAGCAATTTATATTTTGGACGTAAAAGGCAAA ATGTTGATATCTCGTAACTATCGAGGTGATATTGACATGGCAGTGATCGAGAAATTCATGCCGTTATTGATGGAGAAGGAAGAAGACAGCATGATCACACCTTTAGTCCAAACCGCCGAATGTACGTTCGCGTACATTAAATACAACAACTTGTATATCGTTGCCACAACCAAGAAGAATGCTAACATCGCCTTGGTTTTCGTATTTCTGCATAAACTTGTTCaa GTAATGAACGaatatttcaaagaaatcgAAGAAGAAAGTATTCGAGATAATTTCGTCGTTATTTACGAACTAATGGACGAACTGTTGGATTTTGGTTATCCTCAAACGACTGACAGTAAAATACTACAAGA ATATATTACGCAAGAAGGccataaattggaaattcaacCTCGTATACCTATGGCTGTCACTAACGCCGTTTCGTGGCGTTCGGAAGGTATTAAATACaggaaaaatgaagtttttctcGACGTGATCGAATCAGTTAATCTATTG GCCAATGCCAACGGAAACGTTTTACGAAGTGAAATCGTTGGAGCGATTAAAATGCGAGTTTATTTATCCGGTATGCCTGAATTGAGATTAGGATTGAATGATAAAGTCTTATTCGAAAGCACAGGACGTGGTAAATCAAAATCAGTCGAACTGGAAGatgttaaatttcatcaatgtgTTCGTTTATCGAG ATTTGAAAATGATCGTACCATTTCTTTCATTCCACCCGATGGAGAATTCGAGTTGATGTCTTATCGATTGAATACccat gTTAAACCATTGATTTGGATAGAAAGCGTAATCGAACGTCACGCACACAGTCGCGTAGAATACATGATTAAAGCCAAGTCGCAATTTAAGCGAAGATCTACCGCAAACAACGTCGAAGTCATCATTCCTGTACCTATGGACGCAGATTCGCCTAAATTCAAAACTACCGTCGGTTCGGTCAAATATGCTCCCGAACAAAATGCCATCACGTGGACGATTAAATCTTTTCCG GGTGGTAAAGAGTACTTAATGCGGGCTCATTTCGGTTTACCCAGTGTCGAATGTGAAGAAACTGAAGGCAAACCTCCTATTCAagttaaatttgaaattccatactTCACTACGTCCGGTATTCAG gtaagatatttgaaaattatcgaaaaaagtGGTTATCAAGCGTTACCTTGGGTGCGATATATCACACAAAACGGAGACTACCAATTGAGAACCAATTAG
- the LOC135840919 gene encoding tRNA (adenine(37)-N6)-methyltransferase has protein sequence MATGEREQGLDDGLTHLSNQLSIARKELQNIRKDLRRLNSCYQKDIDNVITSLKSWKCESCSASGVAESSTSTTKQEDEDNALVFQPIGLITSSFQEKRGTPRQPGICINSSGRITLFNSIFTNPSHALEGLDQFSHMWILFHFHKNDTTHVRAKVAPPRLNGLRTGVFGTRSPHRPSPVGLSLVRIDRVEGSSVYFSGVDMLDGTPVLDIKPYIPQYDNPLNLGHTCNSTDTLRDRLSVGEPLDDCVRMPREAPDGEECGSADDGAKPPAHSAFTEEQIRVPQWISEPINSQLTVTFKERANSYLDSPECTDETGSSENLRNTITRILEEDPRSVYVRERYSNQFYTFLIDDHHVSCKFDDTNHSVQVYKIVKASSVTEWKGSFDKSEHDH, from the exons ATGGCGACAGGTGAACGTGAGCAGGGTTTAGATGATGGATTGACACATTTATCCAATCAATTATCAATAGCTAGAAAAGAATTGCAGAATATAAG AAAAGATTTGCGGCGACTGAACAGCTGCTATCAGAAAGACATAGATAACGTGATAACTTCTCTAAAAAGCTGGAAATGCGAATCGTGCTCGGCTTCCGGTGTTGCCGAAAGTTCTACATCTACGACGAAGCAAGAAGACGAAGATAATGCACTGGTATTTCAGCCGATCGGTTTGATTACGTCGTCGTTCCAAGAAAAAAGAGGAACTCCTCGACAACCTGGAATATGTATCAATAGCTCTGGCAGAATAACTTTATTCAATAGTATTTTCACTAATCCTAGTCACGCTTTGGAAGGATTAGATCAATTTTCTCATATGTG gattttatttcattttcataaaaatgacaCTACCCACGTACGAGCGAAAGTTGCACCTCCTCGTTTGAATGGATTGCGGACTGGTGTATTTGGAACTAGATCTCCTCATAGACCATCACCTGTAGGTCTCTCTTTGGTTCGAATCGATCGCGTCgaag GTTCCTCGGTGTATTTCTCTGGCGTTGATATGTTGGATGGTACTCCAGTATTGGATATCAAACCTTACATTCCTCAATACGATAATCCTTTGAATTTGGGCCACACTTGCAATTCAACGGATACGTTACGGGATAGGCTTTCTGTAGGTGAACCGTTAGATGATTGCGTTCGTATGCCTAGAGAAGCTCCAGATGGCGAAGAATGTGGTTCTGCAGATGACGGAGCTAAGCCACCTGCACATTCTGCGTTTACGGAAGAACAG ATTCGAGTTCCTCAGTGGATATCAGAACCGATCAATAGCCAATTGACGGTTACGTTCAAGGAAAGAGCAAACTCGTATTTAGATTCTCCCGAGTGTACAGACGAAACTGGCAGCAGTGAAAATTTACGTAATACTATTACACGTATTTTAGAAGAAGATCCGCGTTCGGTTTACGTGCGCGAAAGATATAGCAATCAATTTTACACATTCCTAATCGATGACCATCATGTTAGTTGTAAATTTGATGACACTAATCATTCCGTTCAAGtgtataaaattgtaaaagccAGTTCGGTAACTGAATGGAAAGGATCGTTCGATAAGTCTGAACACGATCATTAa
- the Vps4 gene encoding vacuolar protein sorting-associated protein 4: MTSGTTLEKAIDLVTKATEQDREKNYEEALRLYEHAVEYFLHAIKYEAQGDKAKESIRAKCLQYLDRAEKLKAYLKKNKKKTPVSDGEPKNGEKKNGESDSDEQDDDPEKKKLQSRLEGAIVMEKPDVKWSDIAGLEAAKEALKEAVILPIKFPHLFTGKRIPWKGILLFGPPGTGKSYLAKAVATEANNSTFFSVSSSDLVSKWLGESEKLVKNLFELARQHKPSIIFIDEVDSLCSSRSDNESESARRIKTEFLVQMQGVGNDNDGILVLGATNIPWVLDAAIRRRFEKRIYISLPEEHARLMMIKLHLGNTSHELTEDNFKELAAKTHRYSGADISIVVRDALMQPVRKVQTATHFVKRRGPSRSNPAVDVDDLLTPCSPGTPGAIEMSWVDVPSDKLFEPPVTMNDMLRSLATQKPTVNDEDMARLNKFTEDFGQEG; encoded by the exons ATGACATCTGGGACGACTTTAGAA AAAGCAATCGATTTAGTGACTAAGGCCACAGAACAAGATCGTGAAAAGAACTACGAGGAAGCTTTACGTTTATACGAACATGCGGTGGAATACTTTTTGCACGCTATAAAAT ATGAAGCTCAAGGAGATAAGGCTAAGGAAAGCATTCGAGCGAAATGCCTACAGTACTTGGATAGAGCCGAGAAGTTGAAAGcgtatttgaagaaaaacaagaaaaagacTCCGGTTAGCGACGGAGAACCGAA AAATGGCGAAAAGAAAAACGGAGAAAGCGACAGCGACGAACAAGACGACGACCCGGAGAAAAAGAAATTACAGTCGCGTTTGGAAGGCGCCATTGTTATGGAGAAACCCGATGTTAAATGGTCAGATATCGCAGGCTTAGAGGCGGCAAAAGAAGCTCTAAAAGAAGCTGTCATTTTGCCAATCAAATTCCCTCATTTGTTTACCGGAAAAAGGATACCGTGGAAAGGGATTTTACTATTCGGG CCTCCTGGTACTGGTAAATCGTATTTAGCCAAAGCTGTCGCTACTGAAGCCAACAATTCGACGTTTTTCTCGGTCTCTTCATCGGATCTGGTATCCAAATGGCTCGGCGAATCggaaaaattggttaaaaatttattcgaattggCTCGCCAACATAAACCTAGTATCATCTTTATCGACGAAGTCGATTCGTTATGTTCGTCGCGATCGGATAACGAATCTGAATCTGCGAGGCGAATTAAAACCGAATTTCTCGTACAAATGCAAG GCGTGGGAAATGACAACGACGGAATATTGGTTTTGGGCGCAACCAACATACCTTGGGTATTAGACGCGGCTATCCGAAGACGTTTCGAAAAACGTATTTATATTTCATTACCGGAAGAACATGCTAGATTGATGATGATCAAATTACATTTGGGTAACACTTCTCACGAATTGACTGAAGATAATTTCAAAGAGTTAGCCGCCAAAACCCATAG ATATTCCGGTGCCGATATCAGTATCGTAGTTCGTGACGCATTAATGCAACCAGTTCGTAAGGTACAAACTGCTACCCATTTCGTGAAGAGGAGAGGACCGAGTAGATCAAATCCGGCCGTAGACGTTGACGATCTTCTAACACCTTGTTCTCCAGGCACTCCTGGTGCCATTGAAATGTCATGGGTCGATGTACCAAGTGATAAATTGTTCGAACCTCCTGTTACGATg aatgataTGCTGCGTTCTTTAGCCACC
- the LOC135840920 gene encoding katanin p60 ATPase-containing subunit A-like 2: MKDRKRALRKKHILHLMETFLIDNGYKETAQCLRSEARLAKDYIVCDNINLETIVIEFETFYYHRFQTYPQLCKRTEPKEVNSSPANQSPVKKQLRKTHQLKQRHGAELDFMICNTFPPPSTMNSLEKVAYFQREGDDFRVLDETCEFSDIVKDICIEPAATRWDEIIGLDDVKEVLKEAIIYPIKYPHLFTGIIEPWKGVLLYGPPGTGKTSLARAVATESSASFYNISASSIVNKWRGDTEKIIKVLFETAQNFAPSIIFIDEIDALTMRRNSHEHEASRRMKSELFTGLDSLSRCKRNVFFLATTNTPWDLDEAMLRRFEKHVLIPVPDLQTRKSLIRYYLPKIISHDPAIECDINYDTSAQVRIK; this comes from the exons ATGAAG GATCGAAAAAGAGCACTTCGCAAAAAACACATTCTACACTTGATGGAAACTTTCTTAATAGATAATGG GTATAAAGAAACTGCCCAATGTTTACGATCCGAAGCCAGACTAGCTAAAGATTACATTGTCTGCGACAATATCAATTTGGAAACTATTGTGATCGAATTCGAGACCTTTTACTATCACAGATTTCAAACATATCCACAGCTGTGTAAAAGAACAGAGCCCAAAGAGGTGAATTCATCGCCTGCGAATCAGTCACCAGTTAAAAAACAGCTAAGAAAAACACATCAATTAAAACAACGCCACGGAGCAGAATTAGATTTCATGATATGCAACACTTTTCCTCCACCATCTACGATGAATTCTTTGGAAAAAGTGGCGTATTTCCAGCGAGAAGGCGATGATTTTAGGGTACTTGATGAAACATGCGAATTCAGCGATATCGTTAAa gacaTCTGTATCGAGCCCGCAGCTACCCGCTGGGATGAAATTATTGGACTGGATGATGTTAAAGAGGTACTGAAGGAAGCCATAATCTACCCCATTAAATACCCGCATTTATTTACCGGTATTATAGAACCTTGGAAAGGAGTCTTGCTCTATGGACCTCCAGGAACAG GTAAAACATCATTAGCTCGAGCTGTAGCCACTGAAAGTTCAGCCTCATTTTACAACATATCTGCAAGCTCGATAGTAAATAAATGGCGAGGCGATACGGAAAAGATAATCAAG GTACTGTTCGAAACGGCTCAAAATTTTGCTCCCAGTATCATCTTCATCGATGAGATAGACGCATTAACGATGCGTCGCAACAGTCACGAGCACGAAGCATCGAGACGAATGAAATCCGAATTATTTACTGGTTTGGACTCGCTGAGCAGATGCAaacgaaatgtattttttttagccaCGACGAACACGCCCTG GGATTTGGATGAAGCAATGCTCCGTCGATTTGAAAAACACGTTTTGATTCCAGTACCTGATTTACAAACTAGAAAATCGCTTATACGTTATTATCTGCCTAAGATAATCAGTCACGATCCCGCGATCGAATGCGATATTAATTACGATACTTCGGCTCAGGTACGCATTAAATAA
- the LOC135840921 gene encoding survival motor neuron protein-like has product MNSGVYCRPKSSNNVHNAIIIDKFNKIFGNTESKESMENKYDKTDSLEPTSCSTNLSEEEQWQCGTNVRAPYSEDGELYEAIIEKIFDEYAIVRYLGYENEEAVKLKDLRPSLGEESITEQIGNSKLFLDDEEEEEDEDAVDFEPEDDEWKVGMQCRALYQPNEVVYEAVIQEVNSKERKAVVIMSGYGIPYEVSFDNMYETIPELRIKQERTARTHLASKMPSADEIVSSNIPDPLTSSVPNIEARSSLPGMSCNVANCQGMVQPENENDALACLLSSNYLSGYYAGYFDCLKKLQNLKK; this is encoded by the exons ATGAATTCTGGCGTATATTGCAGACCAAAG AGTTCAAACAACGTGCATAACGCGATAATTATAGACAAGTTCAATAAAATATTCGGTAATACAGAATCTAAAGAAAGTATGGAAAACAAATACGACAAAACGGATTCATTAGAACCAACGTCTTGCAGTACGAACCTATCAGAA GAAGAACAGTGGCAATGCGGTACGAACGTTCGAGCACCATATTCTGAGGATGGTGAACTTTATGAAGCCAttatcgagaaaattttcgacgaGTACGCTATCGTTAGATATTTAG GTTATGAGAACGAAGAAGCAGTGAAGTTGAAGGATTTACGACCGAGTTTAGGCGAAGAATCGATTACCGAACAAATTGGAAATTCTAAACTATTTCTTGATGatgaggaagaagaagaagatgaagaTGCCGTTGATTTCGAACCGGAAGAT GACGAATGGAAAGTTGGCATGCAATGTCGAGCTTTGTATCAACCGAACGAAGTAGTTTACGAAGCTGTCATTCAAGAAGTAAACTCAAAAGAACGAAAAGCTGTAGTTATCATGTCCGGTTACGGTATCCCTTACGAAGTGAGCTTCGATAATATGTACGAAACGATCCCCGAACTACGTATTAAACAAGAACGAACTGCTAGGACACATTTAGCTTCGAAAATGCCTTCAGCGGATGAG ATCGTTTCATCCAATATTCCAGATCCGTTGACGAGTTCTGTTCCAAATATAGAAGCTAGATCGAGCTTACCCGGTATGTCCTGTAACGTGGCTAATTGCCAAGGTATGGTGCAGCCTGAAAACGAAAACGATGCGTTAGCTTGTTTACTTTCGTCCAACTATTTGAGCGGTTATTACGCCG GTTATTTCGATTGTTTGAAGAAgttacagaatttgaaaaaataa